The Streptomyces cyanogenus DNA segment GGGCCTCGGCGAGCGCCCGGAGAGCCGTGGCGTCGGCGATGGCCCGCTGCTTGGCGATGCCCGGCTGGATACCGAGCGCCGGCAGGCTGGTGCCGTCGCTCAGGTCGAGGAACACCCAGGGGTCGCCGGGCCGGAGGTTCACCCGGAGGATCTCCTCCCAGGCCAGGCGCCGTTTTCCGGCGATGTTCACCACGGTGACGCCGGACGCGTCGGCGACCACCTTCACCCGGGCCAGCCGGGCCAGCACCCAGAAGATCAGCGCCCCCGTGATGACGAAGGTCAGCCGGGAGCCCGGGCCGATGTCGAGCAGCAGGGCGATCCCGGATATCACCACGAAGATCACGACTCCGGCGGTGAGCAGGATCGCCCGGGTGTGGCCGGGCCGGAAGGTGACGGGGAGGCCGGGAAGGGAGGTCGGGTCGGACATCGGCGTACCCCTCTACAGGCGGCAGGCGTGGATGGCCGTGGTCAGGATGGCGCGGGCGCCGATGGCGTAGAGGTCGTCCATGATCCGCTGGGCCTCCTTCGCCGGAACCATGGCGCGGACCGCGACCCAGCCCTCGTTGTGCAGCGGGGAGACGGTCGGGGACTCCAGGCCGGGGGTGAGCGCGACGGCCCTCTCCAGCTGCTCGACCCGGCAGTCGTAGTCCATCATCACGTACGTCCGGGCGACCAGGACGCCCTGGAGACGGCGCAGGAACTGCTGGACCTTGGGCTCCTCGGCGTCGGCGCCGGTGCGGCGGACGACGATCGCCTCGGACTTCATGATCGGCTCGCCGAAGACCTCCAGACCCGCGTTGCGCAGGCTGGTGCCGGTCTCCACGACGTCGGCGATCACCTCGGCGACGCCCAGCTCGATCGCGGTCTCCACGGCGCCGTCCAGGTGGACGACGGAGGCGTCGACGCCGCTGTCCGCGAGGTGCTTCTGGACGATGCCCTCGTAGGAGGTGGCGACGGTCCTGCCCTTGAGGTCCTGGAGGCCGTCGGCGGTGCCCGGCTTGGCGGCGAAGCGGAACGTGGAGCGGGCGAAGCCCAGCGGCAGGATCTCCTCGGCGTCGGCACCGGAGTCGATCAGCAGGTCACGGCCGGTGATGCCGATGTCGAGGCGGCCGGAGGAGACGTAGATCGCGATGTCGCGGGGGCGGAGGTAGAAGAACTCGACCTCGTTCTCCGGGTCGACGATGCGCAGCTCCTTGGACTCGCGGCGCTGCTGGTAACCGGCCTCATGCAGCATCTCCGCCGCAGGGCCGGACAGTGAACCCTTGTTGGGGACGGCGATGCGCAGCATGAGGTCGGCTTCCTTTGCTCGTTCTCTACGGGATCGGGTGCGGGGTACGGCTTACAGGTGGGCGTACACGTCGTCCAGGGAGATGCCGCGGGCGACCATCATCACCTGGACGTGGTACAGCAGCTGCGAGATCTCCTCGGCGGCCGCTTCCTTGCCCTCGTACTCGGCGGCCATCCAGACCTCGGCGGCCTCCTCGACGACCTTCTTGCCGATGGCATGGACGCCCTTGCCGACCAGCTCAGCGGTGCGGGAGGTGGCGGGATCGCCGTGGGCGGCCTTGTGCTGGAGCTCGGTGAAGAGCTCCTCGAACGTCTTCTTGGACATGGTGAGCCCCACCCTACGCGGTGCAGCCGACTCCCTAGTGCCAGGGTTCGGATACTGAGCGGAGCGTGGCCGCCGTCGCCACCGCGGCCGTCACCGCCTCGTGGCCCTTGTCCTCGTTCGAGCCCTCCAGACCGGCCCGGTCCAGGGCCTGCTCCTCCGTGTCGCAGGTGAGCACGCCGAAGCCGACGGGGACACCGGTCTCGACGGAGACCTGGGTGAGGCCCTGGGTGACGCCCTGGCACACGTAGTCGAAGTGGGGAGTGCCGCCCCGGATGACGACGCCGAGGGCGACCACCGCGTCGTAGCCGCGGCCCGCGAGGACCTTGGCGGCGACCGGCAGCTCGAAGCTGCCGGGGACCCTGATCAGGGTCGGCTCGTCGATGCCCAGGTCGTGCAGGGCGCGCAGGGCGCCGTTGACCAGACCGTCCATCACCTTCTCGTGCCACTGCGCCGCGATGACGGCGACCCTGAGGTCGCTCACGTTGCGTACGGACAGTTCCGGTGCACCCTTGCCGCTCACGTCTCTCCTAAGTGCTTTCTTGCTTACTGGTTGCCGCAGGTGGCCGGCACGGCGGGCGTGTCCAGCCAGGGCAGGTCGTGGCCCATCCGGTCCCGCTTGGTGCGCAGGTAGCGGAGGTTGTGCTCGCCGGCCTCGACCGGCATCGGCTCGCGGCCGGTGACCTTCAGGCCGTGGCGCAGCAGCGCGTCGGTCTTCTCGGGGTTGTTGGTCATCAGCCGGACCCCGCGCACGCCGAGGTCGGCGAGGATCTGCGCGCCGGCGCCGTAGTCGCGGGCGTCGGCGGGCAGGCCCAGTTCGAGGTTGGCGTCGAGCGTGTCGTGGCCCTGCTCCTGCAGTTCGTAGGCGCGCAGCTTGGACAGCAGGCCGATGCCGCGTCCCTCGTGCCCGCGCAGGTAGACGACGACGCCCCGGCCCTCGGCCTGGATGCGTTCCAGGGCGGTGTCCAGCTGGGGGCCGCAGTCGCAGCGCAGGGAGGCGAAGACGTCGCCGGTGAGGCATTCGGAGTGGACGCGGACCAGGACGTCCTCGCCGTCGCCGATCTCGCCGTGGACGAGGGCGACGTGTTCGACTCCGTCGACGGTGGACCGGTAGCCGTAGGCGGTGAAGGTGCCGTGCCGGGTGGGCAGGCGGGTCTCGGCCTCGCGGCGGACGGTGGGCTCGCTGCCGCGGCGGTAGGCGATCAGGTCCTCGATGGAGATGATCGTCAGGCCGTGCTTGCGGGCGAACGGGATCAGCTCGGGCAGGCGCAGCATCCGGCCGTCCTCGCCGGCGATCTCCACGATGGCGCCGGCCGGGCGCAGCCCCGCGAGCCGGGCGAGGTCGACGGCGGCCTCGGTGTGGCCGTTGCGGACCAGGACACCGCCGGGCCTGGCGCGCAGCGGGAAGACGTGGCCGGGCCGCACGAAGTCGGTGTGCTCGGCCGCGCCGCTCGCGAGCAGCTGAAGCGTGGTGGCACGGTCGGAGGCCGAGATGCCGGTGCTCACACCGTGCGCGGCGGAGGCGTCCACGGAGACGGTGAACGCGGTCTTCATCGACTCGGTGTTGTCCTCGACCATCTGCGGCAGCCGCAGCCGGTCCAGCTCCTCGCCCTCCATGGGGGCGCAGATCAGGCCGCGGCACTCGCTCATCATGAAGGCGACGATCTCCGGGGTCGCCTTCTCGGCGGCGATGACGAGGTCGCCC contains these protein-coding regions:
- a CDS encoding PH domain-containing protein, with the protein product MSDPTSLPGLPVTFRPGHTRAILLTAGVVIFVVISGIALLLDIGPGSRLTFVITGALIFWVLARLARVKVVADASGVTVVNIAGKRRLAWEEILRVNLRPGDPWVFLDLSDGTSLPALGIQPGIAKQRAIADATALRALAEAHSAPSTLPHEPRS
- the hisG gene encoding ATP phosphoribosyltransferase, which encodes MLRIAVPNKGSLSGPAAEMLHEAGYQQRRESKELRIVDPENEVEFFYLRPRDIAIYVSSGRLDIGITGRDLLIDSGADAEEILPLGFARSTFRFAAKPGTADGLQDLKGRTVATSYEGIVQKHLADSGVDASVVHLDGAVETAIELGVAEVIADVVETGTSLRNAGLEVFGEPIMKSEAIVVRRTGADAEEPKVQQFLRRLQGVLVARTYVMMDYDCRVEQLERAVALTPGLESPTVSPLHNEGWVAVRAMVPAKEAQRIMDDLYAIGARAILTTAIHACRL
- a CDS encoding phosphoribosyl-ATP diphosphatase, whose product is MSKKTFEELFTELQHKAAHGDPATSRTAELVGKGVHAIGKKVVEEAAEVWMAAEYEGKEAAAEEISQLLYHVQVMMVARGISLDDVYAHL
- the ribH gene encoding 6,7-dimethyl-8-ribityllumazine synthase; amino-acid sequence: MSGKGAPELSVRNVSDLRVAVIAAQWHEKVMDGLVNGALRALHDLGIDEPTLIRVPGSFELPVAAKVLAGRGYDAVVALGVVIRGGTPHFDYVCQGVTQGLTQVSVETGVPVGFGVLTCDTEEQALDRAGLEGSNEDKGHEAVTAAVATAATLRSVSEPWH
- a CDS encoding bifunctional 3,4-dihydroxy-2-butanone-4-phosphate synthase/GTP cyclohydrolase II translates to MTSAPLLYDTDDTESFALDPVEQAIADIAAGRPVVVVDDEDRENEGDLVIAAEKATPEIVAFMMSECRGLICAPMEGEELDRLRLPQMVEDNTESMKTAFTVSVDASAAHGVSTGISASDRATTLQLLASGAAEHTDFVRPGHVFPLRARPGGVLVRNGHTEAAVDLARLAGLRPAGAIVEIAGEDGRMLRLPELIPFARKHGLTIISIEDLIAYRRGSEPTVRREAETRLPTRHGTFTAYGYRSTVDGVEHVALVHGEIGDGEDVLVRVHSECLTGDVFASLRCDCGPQLDTALERIQAEGRGVVVYLRGHEGRGIGLLSKLRAYELQEQGHDTLDANLELGLPADARDYGAGAQILADLGVRGVRLMTNNPEKTDALLRHGLKVTGREPMPVEAGEHNLRYLRTKRDRMGHDLPWLDTPAVPATCGNQ